A single window of Nocardioides kongjuensis DNA harbors:
- a CDS encoding L,D-transpeptidase family protein has product MSKHAARRDDGRHRARQPAGRRRAAPARPRYGRITAVAAALTVTVVAVAGGFGLLPGEPEEPAAASPGATTSAADPTTPAAATAKDTPEPDEPVTGDLADASTRIAALSESTELPARSGTGRRIVFSEGRQRVWLVDGDGDVALTYRVSGSVEDNLDPGTYAVYSRSRHAVGVDDSGTMEYFVRFTHGNEGAAIGFHTIPVDDGKPVQTRAQLGTPLSHGCIRQDRPHAIALWDFAPVGTTVVVTA; this is encoded by the coding sequence GTGTCGAAGCACGCCGCCCGCCGCGACGACGGGCGACACCGCGCCCGGCAGCCCGCCGGCCGGCGTCGCGCCGCGCCGGCGCGACCGCGTTACGGCCGGATCACCGCCGTCGCCGCCGCCCTCACCGTGACCGTCGTCGCGGTGGCGGGTGGCTTCGGCCTGCTCCCCGGCGAGCCGGAGGAGCCGGCCGCCGCGAGCCCCGGCGCCACGACGAGCGCCGCCGACCCGACCACACCGGCGGCGGCGACCGCGAAGGACACCCCGGAGCCCGACGAGCCGGTGACCGGCGACCTGGCCGACGCGAGCACCCGGATCGCGGCGCTCTCCGAGTCCACCGAGCTGCCCGCCCGCTCGGGGACCGGCCGCCGGATCGTGTTCAGCGAGGGCCGCCAGCGCGTCTGGCTGGTCGACGGCGACGGCGACGTCGCCCTCACCTACCGCGTCTCGGGCAGCGTCGAGGACAACCTCGACCCCGGCACCTACGCCGTCTACTCCCGCAGCCGTCACGCCGTCGGCGTCGACGACTCCGGCACCATGGAGTACTTCGTCCGGTTCACCCACGGCAACGAGGGCGCCGCGATCGGCTTCCACACCATCCCGGTCGACGACGGCAAGCCGGTGCAGACCCGGGCGCAGCTCGGTACGCCGCTCTCGCACGGCTGCATCCGGCAGGACCGTCCCCACGCGATCGCGCTGTGGGACTTCGCCCCCGTCGGCACCACGGTCGTCGTCACGGCCTGA